In Alteromonas naphthalenivorans, one DNA window encodes the following:
- the rffA gene encoding dTDP-4-amino-4,6-dideoxygalactose transaminase, whose amino-acid sequence MKIPFNWPHMTGKELYNIAESHFNGRLAGDGPFTKKCHDWLEVNGHTHRALLTNSCTASLEMSALLLDVKAGDEIIMPSYTFVSTANAFVLRGATPVFVDIRQDTLNLDETKIERAITNKTRAIVPVHYAGVGCEMDSILDTAGHYGLSVIEDAAQGLMATYKGKPLGSLGKLGAFSFHETKNIISGEGGALFVNDQALAEKAEIIREKGTNRSQFFRGEVDKYTWQEVGSSYLPGELIAAFLWAQLEDAEKITEARLRSWDYYHSLLADAESQGYLNRPIIPSECGHNAHLYYVILPEHIDRNRILFKMKTAGIGAVFHYVPLHSSPAGKKYGRVSGELRNTEVLSKQLIRLPLWVGLSKEQQETVVQVLLDALRSNINV is encoded by the coding sequence GTGAAAATACCTTTTAATTGGCCACATATGACAGGAAAAGAATTATACAATATTGCAGAGAGTCACTTTAACGGGCGACTTGCTGGTGATGGGCCTTTCACTAAAAAATGTCATGATTGGTTAGAAGTGAATGGTCATACGCACCGTGCGCTCCTTACAAATTCTTGCACTGCCTCTCTCGAGATGTCAGCATTGCTTTTAGACGTAAAGGCAGGCGATGAAATTATTATGCCATCCTATACGTTTGTTTCAACAGCAAATGCATTTGTTTTAAGGGGAGCGACCCCAGTATTTGTTGATATTAGACAAGACACGCTTAACCTTGATGAAACAAAAATTGAAAGGGCTATTACGAATAAAACCAGAGCTATTGTGCCTGTTCATTATGCTGGGGTAGGGTGCGAAATGGACAGTATACTTGATACTGCAGGGCATTACGGTTTGTCCGTTATCGAAGATGCAGCGCAAGGCCTTATGGCTACTTATAAAGGTAAGCCTCTAGGTAGCCTTGGAAAGTTAGGGGCATTTAGTTTTCATGAAACCAAAAATATTATTTCTGGCGAAGGTGGTGCCTTGTTCGTAAATGATCAAGCCCTTGCAGAAAAGGCAGAGATCATTCGAGAAAAAGGAACAAATAGGAGTCAGTTTTTTAGGGGAGAAGTGGACAAATATACTTGGCAAGAGGTTGGATCGTCTTATCTGCCAGGTGAGTTAATTGCTGCGTTTTTATGGGCGCAGTTAGAAGATGCTGAGAAAATCACTGAAGCACGGCTACGAAGCTGGGATTACTATCATTCGCTATTAGCTGATGCAGAATCGCAAGGGTATTTGAATAGACCAATTATACCTTCCGAATGTGGACATAATGCCCATCTTTATTATGTGATACTACCCGAACATATAGATAGAAACCGTATTCTATTCAAAATGAAAACCGCAGGAATTGGCGCAGTATTTCACTATGTGCCGCTTCACAGCTCCCCCGCAGGGAAAAAGTACGGTCGTGTTTCTGGAGAATTGAGAAATACCGAAGTATTGTCCAAACAACTAATTCGCTTACCTTTGTGGGTGGGGCTCTCGAAAGAACAACAAGAAACGGTTGTTCAAGTTTTACTTGATGCTTTGCGAAGCAACATCAACGTTTAA
- a CDS encoding WbqC family protein, translated as MKTFAVSQSNYLPWKGYFDLINNVDIFVLYDTVQYTKNDWRNRNRVVTANGTSWLTVPVIQKSLNQRINEVEIANQHWQRKHWLTIEQSYKKTPFFAKYSPFIKPVFERDWSKLSELNVFLLSELCRLLGISTKFVNAADFNLEGDKNMRLIQIAKELDAQHYLSGPAAKDYIDLRLFKQEGIAVKWMDYTNYPVYPQRSINFEHGVSIIDLLFNVGPNFDSYMQRSVRENTF; from the coding sequence TTGAAAACCTTCGCTGTGAGCCAATCTAATTATTTACCGTGGAAAGGTTATTTTGACCTTATCAACAACGTAGATATTTTTGTTCTATACGATACCGTTCAATATACTAAAAATGACTGGCGAAATAGAAATCGAGTTGTTACTGCAAATGGAACTTCTTGGTTAACGGTGCCGGTCATTCAAAAGTCACTCAACCAACGTATTAATGAAGTGGAAATAGCCAATCAACACTGGCAAAGAAAACACTGGCTCACTATCGAACAAAGCTATAAGAAAACGCCTTTTTTCGCAAAATATTCGCCATTTATTAAACCGGTTTTCGAGCGAGACTGGAGTAAACTTTCTGAATTAAATGTATTTTTGCTGTCAGAACTTTGCCGTTTGTTAGGAATTAGCACAAAATTTGTCAATGCCGCTGATTTTAACCTTGAAGGTGATAAGAATATGAGGCTTATTCAAATAGCAAAGGAATTGGATGCTCAGCATTATTTAAGTGGGCCGGCGGCGAAAGATTACATTGATTTGAGGCTGTTTAAACAAGAAGGCATCGCAGTAAAGTGGATGGATTACACCAACTACCCAGTATACCCACAGCGGAGTATTAACTTTGAACATGGCGTTAGTATAATAGATTTACTATTTAACGTGGGGCCTAACTTCGACTCTTATATGCAAAGGAGTGTTCGTGAAAATACCTTTTAA
- a CDS encoding acetyltransferase: protein MQRLLIFGAGSLAKIISQWLLESDKYSVAAFVVDDGYESDKCIAGNAIPVISYSEAKKQYSAADIRFVIAVGYKSLRNRARVAKRITNDGYSLESIISKSASIDTSVKLGEGCIVFPNVTIEPFCDIGANNIFWSGTIICHDVKIGEHNFFAAGSLIGGEVSIENLCFFGFRSVVIHQLTLASETLIGAASMLSSNSESAAQYIGTPAKLRGFHHEYGIQI, encoded by the coding sequence ATGCAACGTTTGCTTATTTTTGGGGCTGGCTCTTTAGCAAAAATAATTAGTCAATGGCTGTTAGAGAGTGATAAATACTCTGTAGCGGCATTTGTGGTAGACGATGGTTATGAGAGTGACAAGTGTATCGCCGGCAACGCAATACCTGTTATTTCTTACAGCGAAGCAAAAAAGCAATATTCTGCTGCCGATATCCGCTTTGTTATTGCTGTTGGTTATAAATCGTTACGTAACCGCGCTCGGGTTGCAAAGCGAATAACAAACGATGGTTATTCACTGGAGAGTATAATTAGTAAAAGTGCATCAATAGATACAAGTGTTAAGCTTGGTGAGGGATGCATCGTTTTTCCCAATGTAACAATAGAGCCTTTTTGCGATATTGGTGCTAATAACATTTTCTGGTCTGGGACAATAATTTGTCATGATGTAAAAATCGGCGAGCATAATTTTTTTGCTGCAGGTAGTTTAATTGGCGGTGAGGTTTCTATTGAAAACTTATGTTTTTTCGGGTTCAGAAGCGTCGTAATACATCAGTTGACTCTAGCCTCAGAGACATTAATAGGTGCTGCTTCAATGCTAAGTTCCAATAGTGAATCTGCCGCCCAATACATAGGCACACCTGCTAAATTAAGAGGCTTTCACCATGAATATGGTATACAAATTTGA
- a CDS encoding phytanoyl-CoA dioxygenase family protein, giving the protein MQNLHHLKEEMVDTGVVVIDDIVDTDTVSILRAELEAAIEEDSLVRDSVFDAGMVHNCMLRGEAMCSLIQNKKINDVIDALFTPYAIIYAYQSSSLYPGRGNYGSRIHVDCPRFIPNYITNLGAIIALNDFTQDNGGTYYLPGSHKSESLPDQSFFYENAKQLSCNRGALILFNGRLVHAAGVNRTDTARHALTINYCRPYMRQRFDFPRLISTEQLRQFNDIGKRRIGMDVRMPTSLDEFYLPADKRLYKPGQE; this is encoded by the coding sequence ATGCAAAATCTCCATCATCTTAAAGAGGAAATGGTAGATACCGGCGTTGTGGTGATTGATGACATTGTTGATACGGATACTGTATCTATCCTAAGGGCAGAACTCGAAGCGGCAATTGAAGAAGACTCATTAGTTCGAGATTCCGTGTTTGATGCCGGAATGGTCCACAATTGTATGTTACGAGGGGAGGCTATGTGTTCATTAATTCAGAATAAAAAAATTAATGATGTAATAGATGCTCTATTTACTCCTTATGCCATAATATATGCTTATCAATCTTCAAGCCTTTACCCTGGTAGAGGCAACTATGGTTCTCGCATTCATGTAGATTGCCCTCGATTTATTCCAAACTACATTACAAATTTAGGCGCTATTATAGCGTTAAATGATTTCACACAAGACAATGGCGGAACTTACTACCTACCAGGCTCTCATAAAAGTGAAAGCTTACCAGATCAGTCATTTTTTTATGAAAACGCAAAGCAACTGTCTTGCAACAGAGGCGCGCTAATTTTGTTTAATGGTAGATTAGTGCACGCTGCTGGGGTAAATAGAACTGACACGGCGCGACATGCTCTAACTATAAACTACTGTCGACCGTATATGAGACAACGCTTTGACTTTCCGAGGTTAATTTCCACAGAACAACTCAGACAATTTAACGACATAGGTAAGCGTCGAATCGGAATGGATGTAAGAATGCCTACGAGCTTGGACGAATTCTATTTACCTGCAGATAAACGACTTTATAAGCCAGGGCAGGAATGA